The Candidatus Zixiibacteriota bacterium sequence TCGGTCATCGAGATCATCGGCACAAACCGGAGGAACAGCAGGAACAGCGTGAAAAACAGCCCGAATGAGCCAACGAAGGTCAGAATGTCCCAGATCGTCGGGCTGTAGTAGTCCCAGCTCGAGGGCAAAAAGTCGCGTGCCAGAGACATCACGATCACGAACCGCTCGAACCACATGCCGATATTGATAAAAATAGTCGCGACAAACATGACCGGCACGCTGCGGCGGAATTTCCTGAACCAGAAGATCTGAGGTACCACGACGTTGCAGCCGATCATGATCCAGTACGCCCAGGCGTACGGCCCGAACGCCCGGTTGATGAACGTAAACGCCTCGTAGACGTTGCCGGAGTACCAGGCGATGAAGAACTCACAACTATAGGCGTAGCCGACCATCATGCCGGTGAGCAGCATGATCTTGTTCATTCTCTCGAGGTGGTTTATGGTGATGAAGTGCTCGAGATGGAAAACTTTTCGCACGATAATACCCAGCGTCATCACCATCGCAAAGCCGGAGAAAATGGCGCCGGCCACGAAGTACGGCGGGAATATCGTCGTGTGCCATCCGGGGATCATGCTCACCGCGAAGTCGGTCGACACCACCGAGTGCACCGACAGGACGAGCGGCGTGGACAGCCCCGCCAGCACGAGATACGCGCGTTCGTAATTGATCCACTGCCGGTTTCCGCCGCGCCAGCCGAGCGAAAGGATACCGAGCACGATCTTTCGAATTTTCGTCTTGGCCCGGTCGCGAAGGGTCGCGAGGTCCGGGATCAATCCCACATACCAGAACAAAAGCGACACGGTGAAGTACGTGCTCACGGCGAACACGTCCCACAGAAGCGGCGAGCGGAACTGCGGCCACATCTGCATCTGGTTCGGCACGGGAAACATCCAGTATGCCACCCAGATACGACCCACGTGTATGCCGGGGAAAATAAGGGCGCAGATCACCGCGAACAACGTCATAGCCTCGGCAAAGCGGTTAATCGACGTGCGCCATCGCTGGCGGAAGAGGTGGAGAATCGCGGAAATCAGGGTTCCGGCGTGTCCGATACCAACCCAGAACACGAAATTGACGATCGCCCATCCCCATGCGACGGGGATATTCAATCCCCAGATGCCGGTCCCTTCCCAGACGAGGTAGCCAATCGACCCCAGCAGGACCAGCGCAAGCGACCCGGCGAATCCGAACAGCGCCAGCCACGTGATGGTCGTCTTCCGTTCCGCTATTCGGCTGATGGTATCGGTGACCGTGTGGAACGTCTGATTGCCGGTAATCAGCGGTTCTTCGACCATCACGACCGGGTCTGCTTTCGGGGTTACACTCACAGTTTGTCTGTCGCCTTCCCTAATGGGTGGAATGTTCGGTCTTGCCGGTCGGCCGGGCCGATGCCAGTTCGGGGTGCGGGTTGCGCAGTCGCGCCAGATACGACGTGCGCGGCTTCACGTTGAATTCCTCGAGCACCCTGTAGTCACGATTTATCTTTTTCATCTTCGAGACGGCGCTGTTCGGATCATTGATATTGCCGAACGTGATCGCCTGCGCCGGGCAGGCCTGCTGGCAGGCCGTCTGCAGGTCGGCATCGGCAACCGTGCGCCCGTCGGCTTTCGCCGCGATTTTGGCGGCGCTGATTCGCTGAACGCAATACGTACACTTCTCCATCACACCGCGCGACCGAACCGTGACGTCCGGGTTCTGCGACATCTTATGAATCTCGGGATAGTCCTTGGTGTAATTGAAGAAATTGAACCGGCGAACCTTGTACGGACAGTTGTTCGAGCAGTAACGTGTCCCGATGCACCGGTTGTATACCATGACGTTGAGGCCTTCCTTATCGTGCACCGTGGCCGCCACCGGGCACACCGACTCGCACGGGGCGTTCTCGCAGTGCTGACAGGCCATCGGCTGGAAGACGACCTCCGGCTCGTCGAGTCCGTTCGGATCACCTGTCGCGTTTGCGTAGTACCGATCCAGACGAATCCAGTGCATTTCGCGGCCGTTGCGCACCTGCTGCTTGCCGACAATCGGAATGTTGTTCTCGCTCTGGCACGCGACCGTGCAGGCGTTGCAGCCGATGCACGAGTTCAGGTCAATGACCATGCCCCACTGGTAGCCGTCGGCATAGGAGTGCTCGTCCCACAGGGGGACAAGAGGCGGATGGTGCGGTCCCTCGGGATAGAAGGTCGGATCGTCCGATGTGCGGTATTCGGCGAGCGTCGACTCGCGAACAATAGGCCGCCCTTCCATGCTGCCGTGATCCTGCGTATTGGCCAGTTCCCAGGTTCCGCCCGTGCGCTGCACCGAACCGCCGCCTGCAATGCAGGGGTGGTCGAACGTGCGAAGGGTATACGTGTTGAATCCGACGCCGTCTGCGACGCGCCCCAGATTCTGCCGTCCGTAACCGAGAAGCAGGGTGACGGAATCGTCGGCGTGGCCGGGTGAGATCCACACGGGCAGTTCCAGCGACCGGCCGCCGAGATCGACCCTCACCATATCTTCGTTTTGTACTCCGAACTTTCCGGCCGTGCTCTGGCTTATCAAAGCGGCATTGTCCCACGCGAGCTTGGTGATGGCATCGGGAAGCTCCTGCAGCCAGCCGTTATTGGCATATCGTCCATCGAATACGTTAGACGACCGAAAGACGATTTCCAATCCGGAGGCGCGTTCCGACGGCCGCATGGCGGCGGCCATAGCGCCAACCCGCACCCGCGGCGACACGGACGGCGCGGCCGAGTCCCTCAGCAATCCGTCATGCAGCACCGACCGCCAGGCCCGTTCGAAATCACCGCCGCGTAGAAGCGGCTGCCACGTTTCCCGAACCGCCTCATAGCCGGTCTGCATCGTGCCGGTTATGAGCAACGAAAGCAGCTCGATATCGCTGCGCGAGTCAAACAGCGGCTCGATGAGCGGCTGTACGACACCCAACGTGCCGTCGATGGATCGTGCGTCCCCCCAGCTTTCCAGGAAATGGGAGCGCGGCACATGCCAGGTGCACAGCCGGGAGGTATCATCATAGTATGCGGACAGGTGTATTGAGTGCTTCACTTTGGCCAGCGCCGACGCAATCGACAGATCAACCGGCGCATTGTAGACCGGATCGCCGCCGATGATAACCAGCGTTTCGACCGCGCCGCCGTTTATGGCATCGACCAGGTGCTTGAGGTCGGCGCGCCGCGGCCGCGATATGTCCTGCATTTCGTGGTACGTGACGGTCGTTCCGGTCGCTCCCAGGGCGGCATTGATCGCAAACACGAGCGCGTGGACCCATGCGGGCTGCCCGGAACCGGCGATCACGATCGCGCCGGCGCCGGCCAGACGAAGGTCCTCCGCGACAACACGAATCCATTTCGCGTCGAACGGTGAATCAAAAGCCGG is a genomic window containing:
- the nrfD gene encoding NrfD/PsrC family molybdoenzyme membrane anchor subunit, with the protein product MVEEPLITGNQTFHTVTDTISRIAERKTTITWLALFGFAGSLALVLLGSIGYLVWEGTGIWGLNIPVAWGWAIVNFVFWVGIGHAGTLISAILHLFRQRWRTSINRFAEAMTLFAVICALIFPGIHVGRIWVAYWMFPVPNQMQMWPQFRSPLLWDVFAVSTYFTVSLLFWYVGLIPDLATLRDRAKTKIRKIVLGILSLGWRGGNRQWINYERAYLVLAGLSTPLVLSVHSVVSTDFAVSMIPGWHTTIFPPYFVAGAIFSGFAMVMTLGIIVRKVFHLEHFITINHLERMNKIMLLTGMMVGYAYSCEFFIAWYSGNVYEAFTFINRAFGPYAWAYWIMIGCNVVVPQIFWFRKFRRSVPVMFVATIFINIGMWFERFVIVMSLARDFLPSSWDYYSPTIWDILTFVGSFGLFFTLFLLFLRFVPMISMTEVKAVLPQADPHHGGKH
- a CDS encoding TAT-variant-translocated molybdopterin oxidoreductase gives rise to the protein MKKRIPLTIHTTGKQYWRSLDQLAETDAYKDFLHREFPEGASEMGNDWSRRSFLTLMGASIALAGLSGCRRPVEKIVPYVRRPEEIVPGEPLTFATSMPVGTGAYGVLVRSNDGRPTKIEGNPDHPSTRGGSNAFIQAAILGLYDPDRSQQPVEKGAKRDWDAFTDYYRSQLHALYIANKGAGLAVLAESYASPTMARLRAAFEKTFPNARWATYEPVSDENVYDGLEIATGAAYQPVYHFEKAKTILALDSDFLGREGNTVTNARGFAATRKVESRQDDMSRLYVAESCYTITGSMADHRYRLKSGEVGAFAVAVARALQAQGVAVEGLAGAPAFDSPFDAKWIRVVAEDLRLAGAGAIVIAGSGQPAWVHALVFAINAALGATGTTVTYHEMQDISRPRRADLKHLVDAINGGAVETLVIIGGDPVYNAPVDLSIASALAKVKHSIHLSAYYDDTSRLCTWHVPRSHFLESWGDARSIDGTLGVVQPLIEPLFDSRSDIELLSLLITGTMQTGYEAVRETWQPLLRGGDFERAWRSVLHDGLLRDSAAPSVSPRVRVGAMAAAMRPSERASGLEIVFRSSNVFDGRYANNGWLQELPDAITKLAWDNAALISQSTAGKFGVQNEDMVRVDLGGRSLELPVWISPGHADDSVTLLLGYGRQNLGRVADGVGFNTYTLRTFDHPCIAGGGSVQRTGGTWELANTQDHGSMEGRPIVRESTLAEYRTSDDPTFYPEGPHHPPLVPLWDEHSYADGYQWGMVIDLNSCIGCNACTVACQSENNIPIVGKQQVRNGREMHWIRLDRYYANATGDPNGLDEPEVVFQPMACQHCENAPCESVCPVAATVHDKEGLNVMVYNRCIGTRYCSNNCPYKVRRFNFFNYTKDYPEIHKMSQNPDVTVRSRGVMEKCTYCVQRISAAKIAAKADGRTVADADLQTACQQACPAQAITFGNINDPNSAVSKMKKINRDYRVLEEFNVKPRTSYLARLRNPHPELASARPTGKTEHSTH